A region of Salinibacter sp. 10B DNA encodes the following proteins:
- a CDS encoding ATP-binding protein: protein MTLAVTGIAAAVSSWPSWGMIGAGSGFIAYVVAHYTLARRLDQAHRMLHHIRQHAFEDLTAPTNPHSDELRSLIWEIYRTGQTLENEIQELKERESYRREFIGNVSHELKTPIFSVQGFAETLLDGALDDEDVNRTFLEKILHNVSRLENLARDLSAITKIETGEMEMSTGQFAPSAIFEEVRESLEIKAKEKDITLRCEVEANLPSVYGDRDRLRRVLVNLADNAIKYNEAGGTVLLRAVHAAPEAVEISVSDDGIGIPSEHLPRLTERFYRVDKSRSRNQGGTGLGLAIVKHILGAHNRELHLDSTPGEGSTFSFTLPTTPFDSLNPA from the coding sequence ATGACACTGGCTGTTACCGGGATCGCCGCCGCAGTATCGTCGTGGCCGTCGTGGGGAATGATCGGAGCCGGATCCGGCTTCATTGCCTACGTAGTCGCCCATTACACTTTGGCCCGTCGACTCGATCAGGCCCATCGGATGCTCCATCACATCCGTCAGCACGCCTTTGAGGACCTCACCGCTCCGACCAATCCCCACAGCGACGAGCTTCGCTCGCTGATATGGGAAATCTATCGCACGGGCCAGACGCTGGAGAATGAGATCCAAGAGCTGAAGGAGCGAGAAAGCTACCGGCGTGAATTCATCGGCAACGTCTCTCATGAACTCAAAACCCCCATCTTTTCCGTTCAGGGATTCGCGGAGACGCTTCTCGATGGAGCACTCGACGATGAAGACGTCAACCGCACCTTTCTCGAAAAAATTCTGCACAACGTCTCCCGCTTAGAAAACCTGGCGCGGGACCTGTCGGCCATCACGAAAATTGAAACGGGCGAAATGGAGATGTCGACCGGACAGTTCGCCCCATCCGCTATATTTGAGGAGGTTCGAGAGTCTCTGGAGATAAAGGCCAAAGAAAAAGACATCACCCTTCGGTGTGAGGTGGAGGCCAATCTTCCCTCAGTCTACGGCGACCGCGACCGCCTCCGCCGCGTGTTAGTGAACCTCGCGGACAACGCAATCAAGTACAACGAAGCAGGCGGCACCGTCCTCCTTCGCGCCGTCCACGCCGCCCCCGAAGCAGTGGAAATTAGTGTGTCCGACGATGGCATTGGAATCCCGTCGGAGCACTTGCCGCGTCTCACGGAGCGGTTTTACCGCGTGGACAAAAGCCGCTCTCGAAATCAGGGCGGCACTGGACTAGGACTCGCAATCGTGAAACACATCCTCGGGGCTCATAACCGCGAGCTTCACCTCGACAGTACACCGGGCGAGGGATCAACCTTCAGTTTTACTCTCCCCACAACTCCCTTTGACTCTCTGAACCCGGCATGA
- the pgl gene encoding 6-phosphogluconolactonase: MPNSFPPAVDVDVSSDLEALSQNAAHRVRSIIERTLVDQDLFALALAGGRTPRRLYELLAEDALPWNQIHLFWGDERLVPHNHPKSNVRLVRDTLLNATDVPEENVHPMPVSDPPETAATAYANTLHHAFADRPHTFDLALFGMGTDGHTASLFPEHDPSPTDSKWVRAVSAPPRHDIAQRLTCTLPVFNAARHGLVLVSGAEKRKTVEAALGNRDDSLPITRLRPRNQLVWLLDEEASPSRNRSSP; encoded by the coding sequence ATGCCCAACTCGTTCCCCCCCGCCGTCGACGTAGACGTGAGTTCCGACCTCGAAGCCCTGAGCCAAAACGCTGCCCATCGGGTGCGGTCGATCATTGAGAGGACTTTAGTCGACCAAGACCTCTTTGCTCTTGCTCTGGCTGGCGGACGTACGCCGCGCCGACTGTACGAATTACTGGCCGAGGACGCGCTTCCCTGGAACCAGATTCATCTCTTCTGGGGCGACGAACGACTGGTCCCGCACAATCACCCAAAAAGCAACGTCCGATTGGTGCGAGACACTCTCCTCAACGCAACTGACGTGCCGGAGGAGAACGTTCACCCTATGCCCGTCTCCGACCCGCCCGAGACCGCAGCCACCGCCTACGCGAACACCCTGCACCATGCGTTTGCCGATCGACCTCACACCTTTGACCTCGCTCTGTTCGGCATGGGAACGGATGGACACACTGCGTCCCTCTTCCCGGAGCACGACCCGTCGCCCACCGATTCGAAATGGGTTCGTGCCGTCTCAGCTCCTCCCCGACACGACATTGCCCAGCGACTAACCTGTACGCTTCCTGTCTTCAACGCCGCTCGGCACGGGCTGGTGCTCGTGTCGGGAGCAGAGAAACGCAAAACGGTCGAGGCTGCTCTCGGCAATCGGGACGACTCGTTGCCCATTACCCGCCTTCGTCCCCGCAATCAGCTCGTCTGGCTTCTGGATGAAGAGGCGTCCCCTTCTCGCAACAGGTCCTCTCCATAA
- a CDS encoding co-chaperone GroES family protein: MADLIVVGDRVLIQPETGEEKTDTGLVVPASVSDQDNVQNGRVVKTGPGYLTQNPEYTETESWKESTTPVRYLPLQANPGDHAFFLRNEAIDLRYDGTHYLIVPHKAILALIRDDGPREEPSDTTVDDLEDLWDEDE, from the coding sequence ATGGCGGACCTTATCGTCGTTGGTGATCGCGTGCTTATCCAGCCCGAGACCGGAGAGGAAAAAACGGACACCGGACTTGTGGTCCCTGCTTCAGTTTCCGACCAGGACAATGTTCAGAACGGCCGGGTTGTAAAAACGGGTCCTGGCTATCTCACGCAGAATCCCGAGTATACCGAAACGGAATCGTGGAAGGAGTCCACTACGCCGGTACGCTACCTCCCTCTTCAGGCCAACCCCGGCGATCACGCTTTCTTTCTTCGCAACGAAGCGATCGACCTCCGCTACGATGGCACCCATTATCTGATCGTTCCCCACAAGGCCATCCTCGCCCTCATTCGAGATGATGGGCCGCGCGAGGAACCCTCGGATACGACCGTCGATGATCTGGAGGACCTTTGGGACGAGGACGAATGA
- a CDS encoding DedA family protein encodes MLEWFSNFFTWMQTLSPVWAYLTIFVIAYGENVAPPIPGDMVVVFGGYLAGIGQLHLGIVILLSTIGGALGFMTVFALGYRLGATVLDAERYRWLPRSGVERARRWIHQYGYGVIAANRFLSGARSVISLTAGIGRLAPGRTFWWCTVSALVWTGLISYAGYAVGDNWTLVVDYLRAYGRIILTLLSLTALALLVRWYWRQRSEDAQGEVR; translated from the coding sequence ATGCTTGAGTGGTTCTCCAACTTCTTCACGTGGATGCAGACCCTGTCGCCGGTCTGGGCCTATCTCACGATCTTCGTGATCGCCTACGGCGAAAACGTAGCTCCGCCGATTCCCGGAGACATGGTGGTTGTATTTGGAGGGTACCTCGCGGGGATCGGACAGTTGCACCTCGGCATTGTCATTCTGCTGTCCACGATCGGAGGGGCCTTGGGCTTTATGACGGTCTTCGCCCTGGGCTATCGGCTAGGGGCCACGGTGCTGGATGCCGAGCGCTATCGGTGGCTGCCCCGAAGCGGTGTAGAACGAGCTCGACGTTGGATTCACCAGTACGGCTACGGCGTGATTGCGGCCAATCGGTTTCTGAGCGGGGCTCGGTCGGTGATCTCGTTGACGGCTGGCATTGGACGATTGGCGCCGGGCCGCACGTTCTGGTGGTGCACCGTGAGCGCACTCGTTTGGACTGGACTCATCAGCTACGCCGGATACGCGGTGGGCGATAACTGGACGCTCGTGGTGGACTATCTTCGGGCCTACGGGCGAATCATTCTCACGCTGCTGTCACTAACGGCCCTGGCGCTGCTGGTGCGCTGGTACTGGCGCCAGCGGTCAGAGGATGCTCAAGGAGAGGTGAGATGA
- the ispF gene encoding 2-C-methyl-D-erythritol 2,4-cyclodiphosphate synthase has protein sequence MRIGFGYDVHRLVEGRPLILGGVEIPHDAGLAGHSDADVLLHAIADALLGAAALGDIGTHFPDTDPAWKGADSHVLLEHTVQAVHEEGYRPHNVDATVVLEQPKLRPYIESMRGNVASGLDVPRDRVSVKATTNEGLGAVGREEGAQAHAVCMIRPV, from the coding sequence ATGCGAATTGGCTTTGGGTACGACGTCCATCGGCTCGTGGAGGGGCGCCCTCTCATTCTTGGTGGGGTTGAGATCCCCCACGATGCCGGTCTTGCTGGGCACTCCGATGCCGACGTGCTCCTGCACGCGATCGCCGATGCGCTTTTGGGGGCGGCTGCGCTCGGGGACATTGGCACCCATTTTCCGGATACCGATCCGGCCTGGAAGGGGGCTGACAGCCACGTCTTGTTGGAGCACACCGTGCAGGCGGTGCATGAGGAGGGCTACCGGCCACACAACGTGGACGCTACTGTCGTTCTTGAGCAACCGAAGCTACGCCCCTATATCGAATCGATGCGCGGCAACGTGGCGTCTGGTCTCGATGTCCCGCGCGACCGGGTGTCGGTGAAGGCAACCACGAATGAAGGACTAGGGGCGGTGGGACGAGAAGAAGGCGCTCAGGCCCACGCAGTGTGCATGATTCGGCCAGTATGA
- the ispD gene encoding 2-C-methyl-D-erythritol 4-phosphate cytidylyltransferase: protein MSDDVTEVGNKHEVAVLIPAAGEGRRLGGPRKQFRTLGDRPLLVQVLLVFEQHPGVGHLVVAVPENHVQEVSDRLQAEGLSKLTAVVSGGDSRQSSVRHALRAVPAPVETVLVHDAVRPFVTAREVQAVIQSVRAHGAASLAMPVADTLRTASDERFGETVPRSNLYRMQTPQGFRRAWLEDAHRAAVEADGQPATDDVGLVQKQGRDVHLVQGSRRNFKITTTGDWQMAQQLWGAWTTAPERTDR from the coding sequence ATGTCTGACGACGTGACGGAAGTGGGAAATAAACATGAAGTGGCTGTGCTCATCCCGGCAGCGGGGGAGGGTCGTCGGCTTGGCGGGCCGCGCAAGCAGTTTCGGACGCTGGGGGACCGTCCGCTGCTCGTTCAGGTGTTGCTGGTGTTCGAGCAACATCCTGGCGTTGGGCATCTCGTGGTTGCGGTGCCGGAGAACCACGTGCAGGAGGTAAGCGACCGGTTACAGGCCGAGGGATTGAGCAAGCTCACGGCGGTGGTAAGCGGGGGGGACTCGCGGCAGAGTTCCGTCCGACACGCCCTTCGGGCTGTGCCGGCTCCTGTCGAGACGGTGCTCGTCCACGACGCCGTGCGCCCGTTCGTAACGGCCCGTGAGGTGCAGGCGGTAATCCAGTCGGTTCGGGCCCACGGAGCGGCCTCTCTTGCTATGCCGGTGGCCGACACCCTTCGAACGGCTTCCGATGAGCGGTTTGGGGAGACGGTGCCCCGAAGCAACCTCTACCGGATGCAGACGCCGCAGGGCTTCCGCCGCGCCTGGCTTGAAGACGCACACCGCGCGGCGGTGGAGGCTGACGGACAGCCTGCGACTGACGATGTGGGGCTGGTGCAGAAACAGGGACGCGATGTTCATCTGGTGCAGGGCAGTCGCCGCAATTTTAAAATCACTACGACGGGCGACTGGCAGATGGCGCAGCAGTTGTGGGGGGCGTGGACCACTGCTCCAGAGCGCACGGACCGTTGA
- the queA gene encoding tRNA preQ1(34) S-adenosylmethionine ribosyltransferase-isomerase QueA, with product MKRSEFSYEYPEELIAEYPADPRDSCRMMVVDREQQEVDHEQFKNLPDYFTEGDVLVVNNTKVYPARLYGQKKKTGADIEVFLLRELNPESRLWDVMVDPARKIRIGNKLEFDDDLTAEVIDNTTSRGRTIRFSFDYTNEELYAKIRELGETPLPPYIDREVEEEDRQRYQTIFAKHRGAVAAPTAGLHFTEELVDRLEEKGVQVMPITLHVGRGTFRPVDVEDLTKHRMDSEEFIIPQETADAVNRALLSEENTVTACGTTVVRALESSLSADEMLKADHSWTDLFVYPEYDFKITERMITNFHRPESTLYMMASAFMGYDFAFEVYDKAFEEEYRLFSFGDAMLIE from the coding sequence ATGAAACGATCGGAGTTTAGCTACGAATACCCCGAAGAACTCATTGCCGAATATCCTGCCGATCCCCGCGATTCGTGTCGCATGATGGTCGTGGATCGGGAGCAGCAGGAGGTCGACCACGAGCAGTTTAAAAACCTACCGGACTACTTTACGGAGGGCGATGTCCTCGTCGTCAATAACACGAAGGTCTATCCTGCGCGGCTCTACGGTCAGAAGAAGAAGACCGGGGCTGACATTGAGGTCTTCCTGCTCCGGGAGCTGAACCCCGAGAGTCGGCTTTGGGATGTGATGGTCGACCCGGCCCGGAAGATCCGCATTGGCAATAAGCTGGAATTCGACGACGACCTGACGGCCGAGGTCATCGACAACACCACCTCCCGAGGGCGCACGATCCGCTTCTCCTTCGACTACACGAACGAGGAGCTCTACGCGAAAATTCGGGAGCTGGGTGAGACTCCGCTGCCCCCCTATATTGACCGGGAGGTGGAGGAGGAAGACCGCCAGCGCTATCAGACCATTTTTGCCAAGCACCGGGGAGCCGTTGCGGCCCCCACTGCGGGCCTTCACTTCACCGAAGAACTCGTCGATCGGCTGGAAGAGAAGGGCGTGCAGGTGATGCCCATTACGCTCCATGTGGGGCGCGGCACCTTCCGTCCGGTGGACGTGGAGGACCTCACCAAGCATCGCATGGACTCTGAGGAGTTTATCATCCCTCAGGAGACCGCCGATGCCGTGAACCGAGCCCTTCTCTCTGAGGAAAACACGGTGACCGCCTGCGGCACCACGGTGGTTCGCGCTCTTGAGTCGAGTCTCTCCGCCGACGAGATGTTGAAGGCCGATCATAGTTGGACGGACCTCTTTGTGTATCCGGAGTATGACTTCAAGATCACGGAGCGGATGATTACCAACTTTCACCGGCCAGAGAGCACCCTCTACATGATGGCCTCTGCGTTCATGGGATATGATTTTGCGTTTGAGGTGTACGATAAAGCGTTTGAAGAGGAGTATCGGCTCTTTTCGTTTGGCGACGCCATGTTGATTGAGTAG
- a CDS encoding cobalamin-binding protein, with amino-acid sequence MRIVSLLPAATEWVCAFGAAEELVGRSHECDFPAEIQDRPVLTAPAYQEEGDSVEIDDAVQSKVQDGLSLYEVDLEQLRALEPDLVLTQDQCDVCAVSRPALEAQLADWTASDPTVFSMDPETLKEVFDEVLRLGRTMDRLEAAMQVVGEIERRIQVLRTHLGIDRRTDPATLPSVVCIEWLEPLMVAGHWMPDVVEMAGGAPVLGSAGEPTRRVEWTALREADPDVVACMPCGFTVEETRRDLHYLTGREGWQELTAVREGRVAVLDGNAYYNRPGARLGRAIEILATTIYPSLSLETAPAPWERQWLPPDAEHTATSDR; translated from the coding sequence ATGCGCATCGTCTCACTCTTGCCGGCAGCCACGGAATGGGTGTGTGCATTCGGCGCAGCCGAAGAGCTGGTGGGCCGCTCGCATGAGTGCGACTTCCCAGCCGAGATTCAAGATCGACCGGTCCTGACGGCCCCCGCCTATCAAGAAGAAGGGGACTCTGTAGAAATTGACGATGCGGTACAATCCAAGGTGCAGGACGGACTCAGTCTGTATGAAGTGGATCTGGAGCAGTTGCGGGCTTTGGAGCCGGATCTCGTGCTTACGCAAGATCAATGCGATGTCTGTGCAGTGAGCCGACCGGCCTTGGAGGCACAACTGGCCGACTGGACTGCCAGCGATCCGACCGTGTTCTCGATGGATCCGGAGACGTTGAAGGAGGTATTCGACGAGGTTCTCCGTCTGGGACGTACGATGGATCGTCTGGAGGCGGCCATGCAAGTGGTCGGAGAGATTGAGAGGCGCATTCAGGTGTTGCGCACGCACCTCGGAATTGATCGTCGCACCGATCCGGCCACTCTGCCGTCCGTGGTCTGCATTGAGTGGCTGGAACCGCTGATGGTGGCGGGGCACTGGATGCCCGACGTCGTGGAGATGGCGGGGGGGGCGCCTGTGCTTGGGTCGGCCGGCGAGCCCACGCGCCGTGTCGAGTGGACGGCGCTGCGGGAGGCGGATCCAGATGTCGTTGCCTGCATGCCTTGTGGGTTCACTGTTGAAGAAACCCGGCGCGACCTTCACTATCTGACCGGTCGCGAGGGCTGGCAGGAATTGACGGCAGTCCGTGAAGGGCGTGTTGCCGTGCTGGATGGGAATGCCTACTACAATCGTCCGGGGGCGCGTCTGGGGCGAGCCATCGAGATTCTGGCGACAACGATTTATCCGTCCCTGTCCCTTGAGACCGCTCCGGCCCCTTGGGAGCGGCAATGGCTCCCTCCCGACGCCGAACACACGGCCACGTCGGATCGGTAA
- a CDS encoding amidase, which yields MDRRQFVEACTSLGITGVFPGILYTKLAESEEENVTTEHVAAAETIAGLSFTDKERELIVENLNEHRSQYEDLREYDIPNERAPAFTFDPRRGGAEIPSVEAEEDGVSGTLPDVERPETEAGLAFSSIAELAQLLRSRQVTSMELTELALARLRRYDSDLNAVVTYTEERALEAARAADEELDSGTWRGPLHGVPYGAKDLLAVEGYKTTWGATPYQEQRLEGTATVIEKLDEAGAVLVAKLSLGALAWGDVWFGGTTKNPWNLDQGSSGSSAGPAAAVSAGCVPFAIGSETLGSIVSPSTRTGVTGHRPTFGAVSREGAMALSWSMDKLGPIARSAHDTALVFDAIRGGAGTSDPASVDMPFPFDPSVDPASLRVGYVASAFEEEYDNQSADQRTLKVLRDMGVRLQAVDLPTDLPVGAMLNTLEVEAATAFDELTRSDGIDQLVRQGQNTWPNVFRTARFVPSVEFLQMNRLRVRLMEKMHTLMSDLDVLVSPSFQGGTLGITNLTGHPCVCVPNAFRPVEEGPDVRRQPGSISFIGPLYHDQAPLALSHSFQQETDYHTRRPPIR from the coding sequence ATGGACCGCCGCCAGTTCGTTGAAGCGTGTACTAGCCTCGGAATTACAGGCGTTTTTCCCGGTATTCTCTATACAAAGCTAGCGGAGTCTGAGGAAGAGAACGTGACGACCGAGCACGTTGCCGCCGCGGAGACAATCGCGGGCCTCTCGTTCACCGATAAGGAGCGGGAACTCATCGTCGAAAACCTCAATGAGCACCGTTCGCAATACGAGGATCTTCGTGAATACGACATTCCGAATGAGCGCGCGCCGGCATTTACGTTTGATCCACGCCGCGGGGGAGCTGAGATTCCTTCGGTAGAGGCGGAGGAAGACGGGGTCTCGGGCACACTTCCCGATGTTGAGCGGCCGGAGACTGAAGCGGGGCTGGCCTTTTCGTCCATTGCCGAACTTGCTCAGTTGCTCCGCTCGCGACAGGTAACGAGTATGGAGCTTACGGAGCTGGCGCTGGCACGACTGCGGCGGTACGATTCCGATCTTAATGCGGTGGTAACCTACACGGAAGAACGGGCCCTGGAGGCGGCCCGTGCGGCCGATGAGGAGCTAGATTCGGGGACTTGGCGCGGACCGTTGCATGGCGTGCCGTACGGGGCAAAGGACCTTTTGGCCGTAGAGGGATACAAGACGACGTGGGGGGCGACGCCGTATCAGGAGCAGCGCCTGGAGGGAACCGCCACAGTCATCGAAAAGCTAGATGAGGCTGGGGCCGTTCTCGTAGCCAAGCTGTCGCTGGGAGCGCTGGCATGGGGCGACGTGTGGTTTGGGGGCACAACCAAGAATCCCTGGAATCTCGATCAGGGGTCCAGTGGCTCGTCGGCGGGGCCGGCCGCTGCGGTGTCGGCAGGATGTGTGCCTTTTGCCATTGGGTCGGAAACGCTGGGCTCAATCGTTTCTCCGTCGACACGGACCGGGGTGACGGGGCATCGTCCCACCTTTGGGGCCGTGAGCCGAGAGGGAGCGATGGCGCTCTCCTGGTCGATGGACAAATTGGGGCCGATTGCTCGCTCGGCCCACGACACTGCCCTCGTTTTTGACGCAATCCGCGGGGGGGCAGGCACCAGCGACCCGGCCTCGGTCGACATGCCGTTTCCCTTCGATCCGTCTGTGGATCCGGCCTCGCTCCGCGTTGGATACGTTGCCTCCGCCTTCGAAGAGGAGTACGACAACCAGTCGGCGGACCAACGCACCCTCAAGGTCTTGCGCGACATGGGGGTTCGCCTTCAGGCCGTGGATCTTCCCACGGATCTGCCCGTGGGGGCTATGCTGAATACCCTTGAGGTGGAGGCCGCCACGGCCTTTGATGAGTTGACCCGATCGGATGGCATCGATCAGCTTGTGCGCCAAGGCCAGAATACGTGGCCGAACGTGTTTCGTACGGCGCGTTTCGTTCCCAGCGTTGAGTTCCTTCAGATGAATCGTCTCCGTGTGCGGCTCATGGAGAAGATGCACACGCTCATGAGCGATCTTGATGTGCTTGTGAGCCCCAGTTTTCAGGGGGGCACCCTCGGCATTACCAATTTGACTGGGCATCCCTGCGTGTGCGTTCCCAATGCGTTTCGGCCGGTAGAGGAGGGCCCCGACGTGCGGCGACAGCCGGGCAGCATCAGTTTCATTGGGCCGCTTTATCACGACCAGGCGCCGCTGGCTCTTTCCCATTCTTTTCAGCAAGAGACCGACTATCACACCCGCCGTCCTCCCATCCGGTAG
- a CDS encoding aldo/keto reductase, whose protein sequence is MKYRPLGSTGWNVSAVSFGAWAIGGSWGSVDDHESLQALNTAVENGVNFFDTADVYGDGRSEQLLAQLYRDHTDIHVATKAGRRLDPHTAEGYNRENLTGFIDRSLENLDRDALDLVQLHCPPTEVYYQPEVFAVLDDLKAQGKIKHYGVSVEKVEEALKAIEYPGVETVQIIFNMFRQRPAQLFFEEAMARDVGIVARVPLASGLLTGKYGSDATFPETDHRHFNRNGEAFDVGETFAGVDLQQGVAAVRKLNEVKPNGMTMAQFALRWILMHDAVSCAIPGAKRPEQAAENAQAADLPPLSTETMNAVETIYDEYIRESVHHRW, encoded by the coding sequence ATGAAATATCGCCCTCTCGGCAGTACCGGCTGGAACGTCTCTGCCGTCAGCTTCGGCGCCTGGGCCATCGGCGGCAGTTGGGGCAGCGTGGATGATCACGAATCCCTCCAAGCCCTGAATACTGCCGTTGAGAACGGCGTCAACTTCTTCGACACCGCGGATGTCTACGGCGACGGACGGAGCGAGCAGTTGCTTGCTCAACTCTATCGCGACCACACCGATATCCACGTGGCCACCAAAGCCGGACGGCGTCTTGACCCACACACCGCAGAAGGCTACAATCGGGAGAATTTGACCGGCTTCATCGACCGCAGCCTCGAAAACCTGGACCGTGATGCGCTTGATCTCGTCCAGCTTCACTGTCCGCCAACGGAGGTGTACTACCAGCCCGAAGTGTTCGCCGTCCTCGACGACCTGAAGGCACAGGGCAAAATTAAACACTATGGCGTGAGCGTGGAAAAGGTGGAGGAAGCCCTTAAAGCCATCGAGTACCCCGGCGTGGAAACCGTGCAGATCATCTTCAACATGTTTCGGCAGCGCCCCGCCCAGCTTTTCTTCGAGGAGGCTATGGCGCGGGACGTTGGGATTGTGGCACGGGTGCCTCTCGCCTCAGGACTGCTCACCGGCAAGTACGGAAGCGATGCTACGTTTCCGGAAACCGACCACAGGCACTTTAACCGGAACGGCGAGGCGTTCGATGTTGGAGAGACCTTTGCCGGCGTAGACCTGCAGCAGGGCGTGGCCGCCGTCCGCAAGCTCAACGAAGTAAAGCCGAACGGCATGACGATGGCCCAATTCGCGTTGCGATGGATCCTGATGCACGACGCCGTGAGCTGTGCCATTCCTGGCGCCAAGCGACCCGAACAGGCCGCCGAGAATGCTCAAGCCGCCGATCTCCCCCCCCTCTCCACCGAAACAATGAACGCAGTAGAAACCATCTACGACGAATACATCCGCGAGAGCGTTCATCACCGGTGGTAG
- a CDS encoding FGGY family carbohydrate kinase produces the protein MMLLGYDVGSSAIKAALLDPESGTVVASARSPSDTEMTMETPNPGWAEQPPSRWWRHIQNATDALHQTADRDLASVSAIGLTYQMHGLVLVDDTHEVLRPAIIWCDSRAVDIGRAAFEALGQEWCLQHLLNSPGNFTASKLAWVKRNEPEVYSRIHKAMLPGDYVALKLTGDVCTTPSGLSEGTLWDVTSDALATDLLDHYGLDPTLWPTVVPTFAEQGTLSRAAADTLGLSPGTPVTYRAGDQPNNAFSLNALEPGDMAATAGTSGVVYGVDDTPRYDEQSRVNTFLHVNHKPNTQPRYGTLMCVNGTGILNRWLHDNMGTEAPLSYDAMNEEAAEAPLGAEGLSVLPFGNGAERTLDNRSPGASIHGLNFNVHDRTHLLRASQEGIVFALRYGIDIMSEMGLPVETVRAAHANMFRSPVFRTAFATITGTTVELIRTDGAEGAARGAGLGADVFDTRRDAFEGLERISTVEPKSAQVDAYTDAYERWKSRLDHQLTHPLET, from the coding sequence ATTATGCTCCTTGGCTACGACGTCGGCAGCTCCGCGATCAAAGCCGCCTTGCTCGATCCCGAGAGCGGAACGGTTGTGGCCTCCGCTCGCTCTCCCTCCGACACAGAGATGACGATGGAGACGCCCAATCCTGGATGGGCTGAACAACCGCCGTCTCGATGGTGGCGGCACATACAGAATGCGACCGATGCCCTTCACCAAACCGCTGACCGCGACCTCGCGTCCGTATCTGCCATCGGGCTCACCTACCAAATGCACGGTCTCGTGTTGGTGGACGACACCCATGAGGTGCTACGCCCCGCCATTATCTGGTGCGACAGCCGGGCCGTCGACATTGGCCGAGCGGCCTTCGAGGCGCTCGGCCAGGAGTGGTGCCTGCAGCACCTCCTCAACAGTCCAGGCAACTTCACGGCCTCCAAACTTGCCTGGGTGAAACGCAACGAGCCAGAGGTGTACAGCCGCATTCACAAGGCCATGCTGCCAGGCGACTACGTGGCCCTTAAGCTGACAGGCGACGTCTGCACGACGCCCTCCGGCCTCTCCGAAGGAACGTTGTGGGACGTCACGAGCGACGCCCTGGCCACGGACCTGCTCGATCATTACGGCCTCGACCCGACCCTGTGGCCTACGGTGGTGCCTACATTCGCTGAGCAGGGCACCCTCTCTCGCGCTGCCGCCGACACGCTCGGCCTTTCCCCCGGCACCCCGGTCACATACCGCGCTGGCGACCAACCGAACAACGCGTTCTCCCTGAACGCCTTGGAGCCGGGTGATATGGCCGCGACCGCGGGCACCTCCGGTGTCGTTTACGGCGTCGACGACACGCCACGATACGATGAGCAGTCGCGTGTAAACACATTCCTACACGTCAACCATAAGCCGAACACGCAGCCGCGGTACGGCACCCTCATGTGCGTCAACGGTACCGGTATCTTGAACCGGTGGCTCCACGACAACATGGGCACTGAAGCCCCTCTCTCCTACGACGCCATGAACGAGGAAGCGGCCGAAGCCCCCCTAGGTGCCGAGGGCCTCTCGGTACTCCCCTTCGGCAATGGCGCTGAGCGCACACTCGACAACCGCAGCCCGGGGGCCTCCATCCACGGTCTCAACTTCAACGTACACGACCGCACCCACCTGCTCCGGGCGTCCCAGGAAGGAATCGTGTTCGCCCTCCGCTACGGGATTGACATCATGTCGGAGATGGGGCTGCCGGTCGAGACCGTGCGTGCAGCGCACGCCAATATGTTCAGGAGCCCCGTCTTCCGCACGGCGTTCGCGACAATCACAGGCACAACCGTAGAGCTCATCCGAACGGATGGCGCTGAAGGCGCTGCCCGAGGCGCAGGCCTGGGGGCTGATGTGTTCGACACGCGAAGGGATGCCTTCGAAGGGCTCGAACGCATCTCGACAGTGGAGCCCAAAAGCGCACAAGTCGATGCGTACACGGATGCCTACGAGCGTTGGAAGTCTCGCCTGGATCACCAACTCACGCACCCACTGGAGACGTAA